CGAGGGCGGGCGGCGGGTGGCCGGCACAGCTGTACGTGATGGTGTGGCTGTCCCAGTCGATGAAGGTCGTCACGACGCTGGTCGCCTCGGCGCCGTCGACGAAGCGGGCGTAAAGGCCGAGGGCCTCCAGGGCCTGGGCCGGGCCGTCCGCCACGCGGCAGGCGGCGCTCAGGGCGCTGCGCAGCTGCCCCATGGTGCAGGCCGCCGCGAGGCCGTGCCCGACGACGTCGCCGACGGCGACCGCGAGGTTGTCGCCGGGCAGGTCGACCAGGTCGTACCAGTCGCCGCACACGTTCAGCGCGCCGACCGCGGGCCGGTAGCGCACGGCGGCGGCGTGCGGCCCGGTCGGGCCGGGCGCGGGCAGCATCGCCGCCTGGAGGGCGAGAGCGACCTCCCGCTCATGGGCGTGCGCCTGGCGGAGCCGTTCGTTGACCTCTTGCAGCTCGCGGGCCCGGGTGTACAGCTCGGCCTCCAGCACCCGGGCTCGGGCCCCGCCGTTGGGGCCGCCGCGGGCGTGGATGAGCTCGGTGACCTCCTCCACCCGGTGCACGACCAGTGCCACCTGCCCGTCGGGGCCGTGGACGGGCGCGTTCACGGGGCTCCAGTAGTGCTCGCGCCACACGCCGGACCGCTGGGGGTCCTCGATGTCGTAACGCAGCAGTGCCATCGTGTCGCGCTCGCCGGTGGCGACCACCCGCAGCATCGACTCCCGGGTCTCCCGCATGCCGGCCGCGGCCGGGTCGTTCGGATTCTCCGGGAAGACGTCGAAGATGTATCGGCCGAGCAGCTGCTCGCGGGTGCGCCCGGCCAGCCGCAGGAAGTCGTCGTTGGCGTCGGCGTAGATCAGGTCGGGGGTGAGGAGGGCCACCATGCCGGGCAGGGCTCGGAAGACCGCCACATAGTCGATCAGTGGTTTCCGCATGTCCTGCCGCCTGTCTCGGTGCCGAGCGTCACTGTGCCGTTCCACGATAGAAGGGAGATCGCGACGGGGCCCGGAAACCGCGTCTCTCGGACCCGACGCGTTCCCCGATCGCGGACAGCCCAATCGGCCCCGGCCGAGGGCTGGCGGCATCCTCCTCACCTGCGACGAAAGCCGCACGAAAGTGTGGTCGGAGCGGAGGTCTCACCTTCCTCCACGGGGGCTCCCCGGCCGCGGGGCTCTCCGGCCGCGGGCGGCTTCCCGGTGCGCAGGTAGGCGGTGGGGCCCTCCCCGGGCCGGTCCCAGAAGGCGCAGGGGGTGATGTCGTCGGTGAAGGGCCACGGCAGCGTCCAGACCGCGATCCGCTGCGGTGACGTGCCCGCCCCGCGGGCCGACCCGTCGTCGCCCCCTTCACCAGATGGTCCAGCACGGACGGCCGCGAGGCGGGCCACCGCGGTGCGGAGGTCGCTCATGCCGTCGCCGCGCCCGTCACGGTCGTACTCACCGCGCAAGCCCGTGAGCAGCCGCGTCAGTCCGGTGCGGGCGGCGGCTGTTCGCCCGGTCCGACGCCGGCGTTGCGGACGGCCAGCAGCGCCGCGCCGATGTCGGCGACCGCGCGCGGGTCGGAGAGGGAACGGCCCGTCAACTCCTCGATACGGCGTAGCCGGTAACGGACGGTGTTGGGGTGGACGAAGAGGCCCTGAGCCGCTTCGGTGGCCGAGCCGGCGGCGCCGAACCAGTGTTCCAGGGTCTCCAACAGGCGAGCACGTTCCGCGACCGGGAGGTCGACCAGGGGTTGGAGGACCACTCCCACGAGATGCGCCGCCTCCGCCGGAGCGGCGGCCACCACCATGGCGAGCGGGTTGTCGTCGAACCGCGCGACGCCGGGACCGGTGCCCCGCAGCCCGGCCAGGGCCAGGCGAGCGAAGCGCAGCGCCTGTGGAGTGTCCCGCAGGGAGGGGAAGCACGGGCTGACGCCCACGCGGGCCTGGGCGCGACGCAGGACGCGCAGGACCGCGCTCTCCGCCGCCGGCGTGGGCAGCGCGATCACACCGATCTGATGGTCGGGCAACAGCCGCCAGGCCGAGGCGAGTTGGGCCTGACGCAACACGGCTTCGATGCCCGCCAGAGGCTCCTGGCCGGGCGCGCCGGCCGCCGCCGCGGCCACCGCGTAGGGGCCGTGCTCGGGCAGGCCCAGCTCACGGGCGGCCTCCCACAGCGTGGTCCGGTCGGCGAGGACGCCGGTGAACAGCGCCTCCACCAGTGCCGAGCGCCGGGCGTGGCCCTGCGAGGTCAACTCGGCGGAGGTCTCCCGGTAGGCCGCCGCCACCGCCTCCGCGTACAGGCCGAACAGCGCCCAGATCTCCGCGGACTGGGACACCAACTGGTCGTCGGAGACCTCGGGATGCGTCCGTGACTCCAGAAGGATCTCCGTCCACAGCAGTTCGAAGCCGACCCGGTAGGCGTGCAGGGTGTCCGCCAGCGGCACGCCCTGTTCGGCGCGCACCCGGCCGGTCTCGCGGGCCGGGCTCGGGTCCGGGGCATCCGCGTGACCGAGGTGGCTCAGGACCAGGTCCGCGTTGGCCGTGCAGGAGCGGCGCAGCGAGTCGAAGGGGATCAGCGACTCCTCGTCGTAGGCGTCGACGTCCGAGCGGATACGCTGCGCGATCCGCTCACCCAGTTCCGGAAGTCTGGAATGAAGCGCCGCGGCCACGCCCGAGATGTCCATTCCCGCAGCTTAACGCCATCGTTTTGTTCTCCGGAACAATCGGGGAGGGGCGGCGCTGTCCTGCCGCCCATAGTCCGCCGCCCAGTGTGGCAGCACGATGTCGCGGAGGTGAACAGCGGATTTCAACGGTGACGTTCGTGGAGGCGGGTCATGGCCAATCTGGCGCAGTTCCTGGTGGAGACGGCACAGCGGCAACCGGGACGCCCCGCGCTGCGCCTGGGCGAGCAGGTCACCAGCTACGCGGAACTGGACGAGCGCAGTGCCCGCGCCGCCGAGCTGCTCCGGGCCGAGGGTGTGCGGCCGGGGGACCGTGTCGCCCTGATGCTGCCCAACGTGCCCGAGTTCGTCGTCCTGTACTACGGCGTGCTCCGCGCCGGGGGGATCGTCGTGCCGATGAACCCGCTGCTGAAGACGCGGGAGACCGAATACCACCTCGCCGACTCCGGGGCGGTGCTGCTGTTCGAATGGCACCAGGCGCCAGGGGAGGGCGCCCAGGGCGCGGCCGCCGCCGGAGTGCGGCACCTGGCC
The sequence above is a segment of the Streptomyces asoensis genome. Coding sequences within it:
- a CDS encoding PP2C family protein-serine/threonine phosphatase, whose protein sequence is MRKPLIDYVAVFRALPGMVALLTPDLIYADANDDFLRLAGRTREQLLGRYIFDVFPENPNDPAAAGMRETRESMLRVVATGERDTMALLRYDIEDPQRSGVWREHYWSPVNAPVHGPDGQVALVVHRVEEVTELIHARGGPNGGARARVLEAELYTRARELQEVNERLRQAHAHEREVALALQAAMLPAPGPTGPHAAAVRYRPAVGALNVCGDWYDLVDLPGDNLAVAVGDVVGHGLAAACTMGQLRSALSAACRVADGPAQALEALGLYARFVDGAEATSVVTTFIDWDSHTITYSCAGHPPPALVHHDGTVTFLDQATDPPLAARPEHLPRPQARTGFSEGATLVLYTDGLIERRDEDIYTGLARLAASLTHHRLSAPEPLADALLADLLPTTGTTDDTALIVLRL
- a CDS encoding PucR family transcriptional regulator yields the protein MDISGVAAALHSRLPELGERIAQRIRSDVDAYDEESLIPFDSLRRSCTANADLVLSHLGHADAPDPSPARETGRVRAEQGVPLADTLHAYRVGFELLWTEILLESRTHPEVSDDQLVSQSAEIWALFGLYAEAVAAAYRETSAELTSQGHARRSALVEALFTGVLADRTTLWEAARELGLPEHGPYAVAAAAAGAPGQEPLAGIEAVLRQAQLASAWRLLPDHQIGVIALPTPAAESAVLRVLRRAQARVGVSPCFPSLRDTPQALRFARLALAGLRGTGPGVARFDDNPLAMVVAAAPAEAAHLVGVVLQPLVDLPVAERARLLETLEHWFGAAGSATEAAQGLFVHPNTVRYRLRRIEELTGRSLSDPRAVADIGAALLAVRNAGVGPGEQPPPAPD